The following coding sequences lie in one Danio rerio strain Tuebingen ecotype United States chromosome 3, GRCz12tu, whole genome shotgun sequence genomic window:
- the LOC108179126 gene encoding GTPase IMAP family member 8: MRCFKEMFFCKCCRGAREEHDIIEGDKLLQDNDERTSSLQKRVDALKMREMTAGLNVVLLGKTGAGKSSSGNTILGRQAFITQKSVAQDVTVESGSFGELPVSVYDTPGLSDIEMSEEEIRQMINEKILQICSSGLCVFLLVIKADRFTEEDRKTVEKIEKILGENNQNNTWILFTRGDKLEGENMTIEKFIEETEELKTLVQKYEDRYHLFNNNKMKKEEEEEGGPSEQVKILFNKILKPYLDTMAGEKIWQQNTLKRKIPANIGAVSRVSGLPSRRIVLLGKSGVGKSAVGNTILGQKEFTSVMSTNSVTRVCSAAQSTVSGRSVSVVDTPGFFDTKMKPEELMMEIARSVYISSPGPHAFLIVFHVNTRFTEQEEQIPQMIELMFGEEVLKYSIILFTHGDLLDGESVEKLIEENFALRSLVQQCGGRYHVFNNKVNNREQVEDLQQKIDSMIQQNGGGHYTNQMYEDAQIFRQEEEEERKLQEEKQIQEEIEREIKETEERIKAEMEAENLKAERLSEEEQRRREKQRQEEIERVKKNTEERVRKEIKAKKETEERIRAENKAKLNEESGFLNFFSKYKHHFATAGHVVGGIAIGAAVLSGVGVGAAAGAGLAAFCAGVGSVSVAGAAVGGVVGGVVGGVAASKYEEEIKWKKRRREEEEREQQVDKKIQEEIERAIKEIDERFREEMVAKNLKAEKQSEEEQRRQEKQRLEEIKRVREKTEERIRAEIEAKKQRDGVRKNREDERNKNKRS; encoded by the exons ATGAGATGTTTCAAAGAGATGTTTTTCTGTAAG TGCTGCAGAGGAGCCAGAGAAGAGCACGACATTATAGAAGGAGACAAACTGCTTCAAGACAATGATGAGAGGACAAGCTCACTCCAAAAAAG GGTTGATGCATTGAAAATGAGAGAAATGACCGCCGGATTGAACGTGGTCCTGCTGGGAAAAACAGGAGCCGGAAAAAGCTCATCAGGAAACACAATCCTGGGTCGACAAGCTTTCATCACACAGAAAAGTGTCGCACAAGACGTCACTGTGGAGTCTGGATCATTCGGTGAACTACCAGTCTCTGTTTACGACACTCCAGGATTATCAGATATAGAGATGAGTGAAGAAGAGATTCGGCAGATGATCAATGAGAAGATCCTCCAAATATGTTCATcaggtctgtgtgtgtttctgctggtcATCAAAGCAGACAGATTCACTGAAGAAGACAGAAAAACTGTGGAGAAGATTGAGAAGATCCTGGGAGAAAACAACCAGAACAACACCTGGATTCTGTTCACCAGAGGAGACAAACTGGAGGGAGAAAACATGACGATAGAGAAGTTCATAGAGGAGACTGAAGAACTGAAGACACTCGTGCAGAAATATGAGGACAGATACCATCtgttcaacaacaacaagatgaagaaggaggaagaggaggagggggGACCAAGTGAACAAGTAAAGATACTGTTCAATAAAATACTGAAGCCTTACCTCGACACAATGG caggAGAAAAGATATGGCAGCAGAATACACTGAAGAGAAAAATACCAGCAAATATTGGAGCAGTCTCTCGTGTCTCCGGTCTCCCCTCCAGACGGATTGTTCTTCTCGGTAAATCTGGTGTTGGTAAAAGTGCAGTTGGAAACACAATCCTGGGACAGAAAGAGTTTACATCTGTGATGAGCACAAATTCAGTAACCCGCGTTTGTTCAGCAGCTCAGTCCACAGTTTCAGGCAGATCTGTGTCTGTAGTCGACACTCCTGGATTCTTTGACACAAAGATGAAACCTGAAGAGTTAATGATGGAGATCGCCAGAAGTGTGTATATCTCCAGTCCTGGACCTCACGCTTTCCTCATTGTGTTTCATGTGAACACGAGATTCACTGAACAGGAGGAACAGATTCCTCAGATGATTGAGCTGATGTTTGGTGAAGAAGTGTTGAAATACTCCATCATTCTCTTCACTCATGGAGATCTGCTGGATGGCGAGTCAGTAGAGAAGCTGATAGAGGAGAACTTTGCCTTAAGATCTCTAGTCCAGCAGTGTGGAGGCAGATATCATGTGTTCAACAATAAAGTGAATAACAGAGAGCAGGTGGAGGATCTACAGCAGAAGATTGACTCAATGATACAGCAGAATGGAGGAGGACACTACACTAACCAGATGTATGAAGATGCTCAGATATTCAGacaagaggaagaagaggagagAAAACTACAAGAGGAGAAACAAATACAAGAGGAGATTGAGAGAGAGATAAAGGAGACTGAGGAGAGAATCAAAGCAGAAATGGAAGCTGAAAATCTTAAAGCAGAGAGACTGAGTGAGGAAGAACAGAGAAGACGAGAGAAACAAAGACAAGAGGAGATAGAGAGAGTGAAGAAGAATACTGAGGAGAGGGTTAGAAAAGAAATTAAAGCTAAAAAGGAGACAGAAGAGAGAATCAGAGCAGAGAATAAGGCTAAATTAAATGAGGAGAGtggctttttaaactttttttccaaATACAAACATCATTTTGCCACGGCAGGACATGTTGTTGGAGGAATTGCTATCGGAGCTGCAGTTTTATCTGGAGTTGGAGTTGGAGCTGCTGCTGGAGCTGGTTTAGCAGCTTTTTGTGCTGGAGTAGGAAGTGTTTCAGTTGCTGGAGCTGCTGTTGGAGGTGTTGTTGGAGGTGTTGTTGGAGGTGTTGCTGCTAGCAAATATGAGGAAGAAATAAAGTGGAAGAAGAGAAGAAGAGAAGAAGAAGAGAGAGAACAACAAGTtgacaaaaaaatacaagaaGAGATTGAGAGAGCAATAAAGGAGATTGATGAGAGATTCAGAGAAGAAATGGTAGCTAAAAATCTTAAAGCAGAGAAACAGAGTGAGGAAGAACAGAGAAGACAAGAGAAACAAAGACTAGAGGAGATTAAGAGAGTAAGAGAAAAGACAGAGGAGAGAATCAGAGCAGAAATTGAAGCTAAAAAGCAGAGAGACGGAGTAAGGAAGAACAGAGAAGACGAGAGAAACAAAAACAAGAGGAGTTAG
- the LOC141381346 gene encoding uncharacterized protein, which yields MATQAVGKSLEQLKAKRTVEKRAFTRLANTIFKTCKNMTEMDLQDSLNKLTIQAEKVMEVNDDLEAGMIAEIEANLDTDQSAELTEQQKDDLEKTASDCELKLDEVKVLLHETLWTRYGDVELSTALQVAEAESDRVEAVDPTGNHEAYDFMLSHLQNLIKNAKEMYNKWQRCIPSGDERDFSQRQRGLEANITRLVARKADFMQARQAEEARNIAHVPVISTYPIATIKLKPATLPKFSGSKRDFHRWKKDWEALQKQGEPTGSKEVKKVQLLDSLEEKIVRELRLTTYNSADDIFRVLENRYGNKTAIAIEIVEDLQKIPPIRSHQPRKIVELIQEVEKALGDLSDLGNTGAINNPLVTKSIEGKLPESLKKEWLIHVSAQQSAVTPDNRFDYLLDFLKKQENIYEQLEQLRLEEPNRKDVRNEPKWAKTKSTKSNTDQAGCVVCGDAKHKWKLYFCKQFRASKLVDKKAAVSALGACKRCLEVHEQYSFCKRNYLCKSQDCEDEGVPEHHYYLCPNAKREEKRADQKKSKLCPKTEKCVKDYTRDQEDFLSRLSPELAQQCRNVFSNTTARVFNVTKEKPGLLAQSGLLELPVIMMLLNVTANAGQKIGTLIDLASDTNYITHSAADRLNLKGEKITLVIHGVRGIKVRMKTKRYLLKIRVRTSQGTFKSHQLACYGLESIAEINNTVQPNQLKKLFPDIPLAELARPKVVDLLISHREGQLAPQRIRIVGDLVLWDGPLGKTIGGTHPELFEDVTVSAYRSKTHFARSMRLAAVKYEEVTEYSPPNKPLARLHESSVSTSTRDFLEWWKWDSIGAACEPKCGGCRCGNCQPGGKEMSLAEERELELVKEGLTYVMEDKHSNEPHWHAKYPWIQDPTSLPDNRRAVEATFLRTEKQLAKDPQWKAAYSAQVKDMLDRGAAVKLPESSIANWAGPVWYVSHLIAPNPHSVTTPVRLVWNSSQRFRGVSMNDLLIKGPDVLNQIRAVLLRFRSGVYAALGDIKKMYNSVWLEDQEVHLHRFLWRDTENEELGDYAITRVNIGDKPAGCIAQLAMRETANLPSFAHLEEERRVIQHDSYVDDILTSHNDLDQLQSIVANTELILKAGGFHLKPWVFSGQSGREKSDDKSCKIKEKVMVLPNQMHDDDNKALGLGYSVEDDKLYVMTSINFSKRKKKIRLGQNLTQEQVRAQTPNPLTRRELLSQVSGVYDPVGLVTPAKQKGAILVRRAFQEAKNTRLQVKETWDVALSDDLREDAIKLFEEYIQLGQIKFTRAITPPEFEGHPWAITFSDGSENTYGAVMYLRWDSKQGPVIRLVESKAKLTPLDQKGDAIKAEVCGAVFASRLRKYFEQHSRIQVERWFHLVDSQTVLGAIQRESYGYKTFFANRIGEIQGITKAQEWWWIPGPQNIADVITRGASPQNLDESSEWQNGPRFLSLPVDEWPIKSAKDLAITARESINELQKKAFAAVLTRSKTKQKEPTMESNPIESPYLVRAEQKRPPAGLAVLNLCDIKRFSDLSRLVKTIAWVWRAAKKFLGKKRTVNKPKWEAVLTEGTISVREREDAQRDIFLAEQEGVTFPNTTKERLVVFKDPDSGLLVCGGRVQVFQDDQLSVPILPSNSWISTLLARESHKESHGGLAETLLRMRRRAWVLKGRRIAQKVVDSCVQCRKNKAKKCQQVMGDLPLERTQPAAPFEFTAVDLFGPYHVKDDVKKRALLKVWGVVFCCMSSRAIHTELVNSQSTEGFLLAFQRFAAIRGYPRKIFSDPGTNFIGARPVLQDLYQFLEGIDKSTLDETAVKHGTEWIWKIHPADSPHRNGAAEAAVRIIKRALQNCGCPPKMHTALQIAANLANERPIDARAQTQEGCIQYTPSNAVIGK from the exons ATGGCCACACAGGCGGTAGGAAAGTCACTCGAACAACTAAAAGCAAAAAGGACAGTGGAAAAAAGGGCATTCACACGTCTAGCCAACACTATATTCAAAACTTGTAAAAACATGACAGAGATGGATCTTCAAGACAGTTTAAATAAACTCACAATACAAGCAGAGAAAGTCATGGAAGTAAATGATGATCTTGAAGCAGGCATGATTGCAGAAATAGAGGCAAATCTGGATACAGACCAGTCAGCTGAATTAACAGAACAGCAAAAAGACGACCTCGAGAAGACTGCAAGCGACTGTGAGTTAAAACTGGATGAAGTGAAAGTTCTTCTTCATGAAACGTTATGGACTAGATATGGGGATGTTGAACTGTCCACGGCACTGCAGGTTGCTGAAGCTGAGAGTGATAGAGTCGAAGCAGTAGATCCAACTGGAAATCATGAAGCATACGATTTCATGCTTAGTCACCTTCAAAATCTGATAAAAAATGCAAAGGAGATGTACAACAAATGGCAACGGTGCATCCCATCAGGTGATGAGAGAGATTTCAGCCAGAGACAAAGAGGACTCGAAGCAAACATTACCAGGTTAGTGGCAAGGAAAGCTGATTTCATGCAAGCAAGACAAGCTGAGGAGGCTAGGAATATAGCACATGTCCCAGTGATTTCTACTTACCCCATAGCAACAATTAAGTTGAAACCTGCAACACTACCAAAGTTCTCTGGTAGCAAGAGAGATTTTCACAGATGGAAGAAGGATTGGGAGGCACTCCAAAAGCAGGGTGAGCCCACTGGCTCTAAGGAGGTAAAAAAGGTTCAGTTACTAGACAGTCTGGAAGAAAAGATTGTAAGAGAACTCCGCCTTACCACTTATAATTCTGCTGATGACATTTTTCGTGTCTTGGAAAATCGCTATGGCAACAAGACAGCAATTGCTATCGAAATAGTGGAAGACTTGCAAAAAATTCCTCCCATTAGAAGTCACCAACCACGAAAAATAGTTGAACTAATTCAAGAAGTAGAAAAGGCACTTGGAGATTTGAGTGATCTTGGAAATACTGGCGCCATAAACAACCCACTGGTAACAAAGTCGATAGAAGGAAAACTTCCTGAAAGTTTAAAAAAGGAATGGCTTATTCACGTATCTGCCCAACAGAGTGCAGTCACACCAGATAATCGATTTGACTACCTTTTGGATTTCCTCAAAAAGCAAGAGAACATCTACGAGCAATTGGAACAATTAAGACTTGAAGAACCTAACAGAAAGGATGTGCGAAACGAACCAAAATGGGCAAAAACAAAGTCTACAAAATCAAACACTGACCAGGCTGGTTGTGTAGTCTGTGGTGATGCTAAGCATAAATGGAAACTCTACTTCTGTAAGCAGTTCCGGGCATCGAAATTAGTAGATAAAAAGGCTGCAGTAAGTGCACTCGGAGCTTGTAAAAGATGCCTTGAGGTCCATGAGCAGTATTCATTCTGCAAACGAAACTACTTGTGCAAAAGCCAAGACTGTGAAGATGAGGGTGTCCCTGAGCATCACTACTATTTATGCCCTAATGCTAAAAGAGAGGAGAAACGTGCTGACCAGAAAAAGAGCAAACTTTGTCCGAAAACGGAGAAATGTGTAAAAGACTACACTAGAGATCAGGAAGATTTTCTCAGCAGACTTTCACCAGAATTAGCACAGCagtgtagaaatgtgttctcaAACACTACAGCAAGAGTGTTCAATGTGACAAAGGAAAAGCCAGGTTTACTAGCACAAAGTGGACTGCTAGAATTGCCTGTAATCATGATGCTTCTAAATGTTACAGCCAATGCTGGTCAAAAGATTGGGACATTAATTGATTTGGCATCAGACACTAATTACATAACGCACAGCGCTGCTGATCGTCTGAACCTAAAAGGAGAAAAGATAACTCTTGTAATCCATGGAGTTAGAGGCATAAAGGTTCGGATGAAGACTAAACGTTATCTTCTGAAAATAAGGGTGAGAACCTCCCAGGGAACCTTCAAGTCCCACCAATTGGCGTGCTATGGGTTGGAAAGCATCGCTGAAATTAATAACACAGTGCAACCGAACCAACTGAAAAAATTGTTTCCAGACATACCTCTTGCCGAACTTGCAAGGCCAAAAGTAGTCGACCTGCTTATAAGCCATAGGGAAGGACAGTTGGCTCCACAGAGGATCAGAATTGTTGGAGACCTGGTATTGTGGGATGGTCCACTTGGAAAAACAATTGGAGGAACTCATCCTGAGCTTTTCGAAGATGTGACTGTATCTGCCTACCGGTCCAAGACTCATTTTGCACGATCAATGAGATTGGCTGCTGTTAAATATGAGGAAGTAACTGAGTACAGTCCACCAAACAAACCACTAGCCAGACTCCATGAATCAAGCGTCTCAACCAGTACTCGAGACTTTCTTGAATGGTGGAAGTGGGATTCCATTGGTGCAGCATGTGAGCCAAAGTGTGGGGGTTGTCGCTGCGGGAATTGTCAGCCTGGTGGAAAAGAAATGTCTCTTGCTGAGGAGAGGGAGCTGGAGTTAGTAAAAGAAGGTCTCACTTATGTCATGGAGGACAAACACAGCAATGAGCCAcattggcatgctaaatatcctTGGATACAGGACCCAACTTCCTTACCAGACAACAGGCGTGCAGTTGAGGCTACATTTCTGCGTACAGAGAAGCAGTTGGCCAAAGATCCTCAGTGGAAAGCAGCTTATAGTGCTCAAGTGAAAGACATGCTTGACAGAGGGGCTGCAGTTAAGCTACCTGAAAGTTCAATTGCTAATTGGGCTGGACCTGTATGGTACGTGAGTCATCTCATAGCTCCAAACCCTCACTCAGTCACAACCCCAGTGAGACTCGTTTGGAATAGCAGCCAAAGATTTAGAGGTGTCAGCATGAATGACCTGTTAATTAAAGGACCAGACGTTCTAAACCAGATACGTGCTGTTCTGCTGAGATTCAGAAGTGGAGTGTATGCTGCATTGGGGGATATTAAGAAAATGTACAACTCCGTTTGGTTGGAGGACCAAGAAGTACATTTGCACAGATTCCTTTGGCGAGACACTGAAAATGAGGAGCTGGGAGATTACGCAATCACAAGAGTCAATATTGGAGACAAACCAGCAGGGTGCATTGCGCAACTGGCAATGCGTGAAACTGCTAATTTGCCATCCTTTGCTCACCTTGAAGAGGAACGACGGGTAATCCAACATGACAGCTATGTTGATGATATTCTCACATCTCACAATGACCTTGACCAGCTACAGTCCATTGTGGCAAACACAGAGTTGATCTTGAAAGCTGGAGGATTTCATCTGAAACCATGGGTCTTCTCAGGTCAAAGTGGGAGGGAAAAGTCTGATGATAAGAGCTGTAAGATAAAGGAAAAGGTTATGGTTCTGCCAAACCAAATGCATGATGATGACAACAAAGCACTTGGCCTAGGCTATTCTGTGGAAGACGACAAGTTGTATGTGATGACATCCATcaatttttcaaaaagaaaaaagaaaattaggCTTGGACAAAACCTAACACAGGAGCAAGTTAGAGCCCAAACACCAAATCCACTGACAAGAAGAGAGCTCTTGAGTCAGGTATCAGGGGTATATGATCCAGTAGGCTTAGTGACTCCAGCCAAACAAAAGGGAGCAATTCTGGTTCGCAGAGCTTTTCAAGAAGCAAAGAATACAAGACTTCAAGTCAAGGAAACTTGGGATGTTGCTCTCTCAGATGACCTTAGAGAAGATGCTATCAAACTCTTTGAGGAATACATCCAACTAGGCCAAATTAAATTCACAAGAGCCATAACGCCTCCAGAATTTGAAGGACACCCCTGGGCGATAACCTTTTCTGACGGAAGTGAAAACACTTATGGTGCTGTAATGTACTTGAGATGGGACTCAAAACAGGGCCCAGTAATCAGGCTTGTGGAGTCCAAAGCTAAGCTGACTCCTTTAGACCAAAAAGGAGATGCTATCAAGGCAGAGGTGTGCGGAGCTGTGTTCGCCTCACGTTTGCGAAAGTACTTTGAGCAGCACAGCCGAATTCAAGTGGAGAGATGGTTCCATTTAGTTGATAGCCAAACAGTACTTGGTGCTATACAACGTGAAAGCTATGGCTACAAAACATTCTTCGCCAATCGGATCGGGGAGATACAAGGAATCACAAAAGCGCAAGAGTGGTGGTGGATACCAGGCCCACAAAACATTGCTGATGTGATAACTAGAGGAGCTAGCCCTCAAAATCTCGATGAAAGTTCAGAGTGGCAAAATGGGCCAAGATTCCTGAGCTTACCAGTAGATGAATGGCCAATCAAGTCAGCTAAAGACTTAGCTATCACTGCCCGAGAAAGCATTAACGAACTTCAAAAGAAAGCATTTGCAGCTGTATTGACAAggtcaaaaacaaagcaaaaggaGCCGACTATGGAGTCGAATCCAATTGAGAGCCCATACCTAGTTCGAGCGGAACAAAAAAGACCACCAGCAGGCTTAGCTGTCCTGAACTTGTGTGACATAAAGCGGTTCAGTGACCTGTCACGACTAGTTAAAACAATAGCATGGGTTTGGAGAGCTGCAAAGAAGTTTCTCGGCAAAAAACGGACTGTAAATAAACCAAAGTGGGAGGCAGTCTTAACAGAAGGAACCATTTCAGTAAGAGAAAGAGAAGATGCTCAACGAGACATTTTTCTTGCTGAGCAGGAGGGGGTGACCTTTCCAAACACCACTAAAGAGAGGTTAGTTGTCTTTAAAGATCCAGACTCTGGATTGTTGGTCTGCGGTGGCAGGGTGCAGGTCTTTCAAGATGATCAGCTGAGTGTTCCAATTCTTCCTTCCAATTCATGGATTTCCACATTACTAGCTCGAGAATCTCACAAGGAGAGCCACGGAGGCTTGGCTGAGACTCTGCTTAGAATGCGAAGGAGAGCTTGGGTATTAAAAGGCAGAAGAATAGCACAAAAAGTTGTGGACAGCTGTGTACAATGTAGGAAGAACAAAGCAAAAAAGTGTCAGCAAGTGATGGGTGATCTTCCTTTAGAAAGAACCCAACCAGCTGCACCCTTCGAGTTCACAGCAGTAGATCTTTTCGGACCTTACCATGTGAAAGATGATGTCAAGAAAAGAGCCTTACTGAAGGTCTGgggtgttgtgttttgttgtatgtCGAGCAGGGCAATCCACACGGAACTAGTTAACTCTCAGTCAACCGAAGGTTTCTTACTGGCCTTTCAAAGATTTGCTGCAATTAGAGGCTATCCCAGAAAGATTTTTTCAGATCCTGGTACCAATTTCATTGGAGCAAGACCAGTTTTGCAAGATCTGTACCAATTCCTGGAGGGAATTGACAAATCTACCCTGGATGAAACAGCAGTAAAACACGGAACTGAGTGGATCTGGAAGATTCACCCAGCTGATTCCCCACATAGAAATGGAGCTGCTGAAGCTGCAGTGCGCATTATCAAGAGGGCACTCCAAAACTGCGGATGCCCTCCAAAAATGCATACAGCCCTTCAAATAGCAGCTAATCTTGCTAATGAGCGACCAATCGATGCCAGGGCACAAACTCAGGAAGGCTGCATTCAATAT ACTCCAAGCAATGCAGTCATTGGTAAATAA